In Capsicum annuum cultivar UCD-10X-F1 chromosome 8, UCD10Xv1.1, whole genome shotgun sequence, the genomic window ATTAAGCTAAAGTTATTGTAAGATTTTAGGCATGAAGTTTGGGTATAGATAATTGTTCTCTcgtggtaagaggtagtgttgcttgaggacaagcaaaagcTTTAAGTTgtgggtattgatgagtggtgattttaccacttatttgcaatCAACCTTCGTGCACATTACCgtgttttgaatgaataatgaGACAATTATGATTGAAGGCACTAATATACATATTTTGCAGGCACATAGTTGATGAAATAGAAAGATGTGTACTGGAGTGTAAAAGTGATCAAAAGAAGGCAAGAAAGTGCACCTGAAGTCCTGGAGTAGAAATAGCCTCAGTTACCACGGTCACGGTCTGAGAACCGTGATCGTGGTCTTTCAAGAAGGTCAACCTATCGTGGTCGCGTTAACTACGGTCGTGGCCAAACCTGTGCTATCGCGGCACAGCAGAAAAGTGCAACCCAAGGGTAGAAATTTTAATTCATGTGGTTGATCCCAACTTTGCCAAAAAAAAGACAAACcctattattcataatattccatcttccccaatttttaggtttagctcttgagttcatagcctctaTACTTGGAAAAaagaatattgtataaattttggatgaagaatacattggagatcTTCTAAGTGGGGGAAtatctcacttccattgttgatttgtaggagtgcaaagtttgaagtaacattcacttaatctttAACAATTTATCTCAATggatattatgggtatatctattcttatatatcttatgtgtagctagatctccctcttagggttatgtgtgaataggggttaaagtatgtgtgggttgttattgttagcctctatttggtagttcTTACTTACGGGTTTTATCATTTCTAcgctaacttggttgggattgTAGGTGAAAGcaccaaatacccacatgggtttgatgagtgaaggctcaaaactctagaaagctcaaggccatcttcgaaagaagggttttgggtgaacatTAGGAAtgcacatcatccttgaaaaaaagatatggaaaccaaagcaatgatagacaattatgtgtgtagtagccaactttttcaccatcttagacataagggtgattgtgaagttaattataccataggtatcatcctataaatagggatgcctaaattgaggccTGCTTACCAAATGTTAAACACACCCATCACTAGTGGAAAAATGGGCTATGGGAACAGTTGTTATACCATCTTCATAGCTATAATAATCGTTCCAATATCCTTATCGTGACGGTTATAGAATGGACACAACTGAACGCGTTACAGTAGACCTATGGGGACGATTTTTTGCGACGATTTTGGTAACCGTTGCTAAAAGTTGGTCTTTCGCGACGGTTATTGTCATTCCCCATATAGTGACGATTATTATTATGTTGGGACGGTTATAAACTATTCCTTTATATAATCTATGGTGATGATTAACAGTATACTTTAGGCCACGGTTATGGGCTATTACGACTGTTGTAAACTGTTTGCGTATATCGATCTATCGCGACGGTTAAATATATGTTGGGATGATTACAAACCGTTCTTATATATCACCTATGGCGACGATTATGGGTATGATAAAGCCATGGTTTTAGGGCTAATGAGACGGTTTAAAACAGTTTGCAGGTATCGACCTATAGCAACGGTTTAATATATTTTTGGGACGATTTATTTTGCAATAGTTTATTATATGTTGGGATGGTTTTCAACCGTCCCAATAAAACTTATTGCGACAGTTTTTAGGCTATTGCAACAGTTTGTCGGTTTGATTTGTATTGGAACGGCTAACTATTGTGACAGTTATAAACCGCCTAAAAACTTTATAGGATGATTATTTTGCAAGTTGTTGCAACAGTTACACATGAGCTATAGCAACAGTTAATTTTGGCTATAGGGACAGTTATTTTAGGCTATTAGGACAATTATTATAATTGTCCTAATAGCCTAAAATAACTATCCCTAAAGCTAAAATTTAACTATTCAACAATATAATATTATGTTATGTTACTGCAACAATTATATAAGGCTACCATAACATAAATTGATAAAATGTCAACCAATATAAGcgatcaaataatattttttgaccattcaaaaaattcaaaacacataaGTTTGGAATGTTAAAAAATATAAGATGTTTGAAACTACGTATATATACTCTATCAAATGTGATTGATCTCAATCAAAACATACACAAGTTTTTCTAATAGTGCAGTGCGGCAAGAAGCCAATGTGATCGATCTCTTAGGTCAAGTCTAGTTCATCAATTTCGTTACCACCATCTTCTATGTCATGAACACCTACAACAATAAGAAAAACAAATGTAAAATTGAGCAACAAAgtacacaacaagaacaacaaaagttgaaaaagatCAAATAGAAATCGATCAATCAAATCAAGGATTTATGTGTATCTATGAATCTAGTCACATTTCAATAACATAGGTCGCCATGGGAAAAACTTACCACAGAACTAGATCCACTATCTTGAGATTTAGATAAGATTAGTAATAAAAGTAGCTTATCTAGCAAACTATATGTCTTAAAGAGAGCCATCACAGTAACAAGAGACAGTGATTCACAACGAAacctaaataaatgaataatggaCCAACAACATCTCAACCCAGAACTAATTGAGAAACAACATTTAGTATATACTAGATGTAAAACAAATGGCATTTTAAAACATATCCTACCATCACATATCTATTTTCAGTGATATTTCCATAAATTGACacatatttacaaaattaaacatGATCATATCAGTACCTTCGCACAACATCTCAAGCAACTATAGTTAGTTATATCAATGCTCCGTAAGGATCAAACATTTTCTCAAATAACTTAGAGCTAGCTAATTTTTTATCTTCCTACAAAACACCAAAGGTCCATAGACTCTTGTAGCTAGATAGGTTGTCGATATAATATCTGAGGGCAGTTCTGATGTTGAGTTAAAGCATTTGAAACTGATTCATTTGCACAAGACTGCAGCTTTATTAGAAGGGTCTGTTGTGATTAGGGCTATTTCAGGTGGGGCAGAAGATGAAGATTTGGAGAAGCTAAGGAAGTTTACAAGATGTATTGGGTTTTTATTTCAAGTTATGGATGATATTCTTGCTGTCACAGTCTTCTTAGCAATTGGGGAAAACAGGTGGGAAGGACTTAGTTGCTGATAAGGTAACTTATACAAAATTGATAGGTATTAACAAGTCCAAGGAGTTTGCTGAGGAGTTAAATAGAGATGCAAAAGCTCAGCTTGCTGGATTTGATCACAAGAAAGCAGCAACATTGTTTTCTTTAAATCAACATCAGAAATGCAATCACAAATACCACTCCAATTCAGAACACTCTCTTACCAACCAACCGCAACACTCCAATAACACTTTCTTACTAACCAACAACAACACTCCAACAACTAATTCAGAAATGCATAAAACTTCACTCTACTGACTCCTTTCTCTTAGTTACCAACCACAAATAACACTCCAATACAGCCACCACCACATGAAATAGAGTACAATTCAGAATTCAAATACTAACCTTGACTGTTTTGAGTGGCTTCTAATGTAGAAGTCGATTCCATTGGTGAAGGAAAGGACAATGCCACCAGTATCTTCGGATCAATTATTCCTGTATTTTAAAGTTGAGCAATTACATCTGCAACAACTTCTTGTCGAATTGTTCTCTTTTAGTCCCCGatttgatcctccattttttgcatccttccttgcatttgttggacaaCATCATTTGTGGAATTTAAAATTTGTCCGGAGCTGCCATTTAATCTTTTCAAAGAAGTCTTTGTAACCCCCCTTCCAAGTAGTCTTACACGTCCTGGATGTTCAGCACCCATGACGGTTGAAAATGCATCAACGGGTTGTTCATTTGCTCCCTATTGTTTTTCAATTTCCTCCATTTGAGCCTAATAATCATATATTCAAAAGCACATTCATGTAAGTAAAAATTAAGAATTGATCATTTATGTCAATATTAACTTCAAAAGGATAAGTTTCATACAATTTTACTGTTGGTGTCCTCATTAGACGACTTGTATGTATGATTAGGTTTTCTTGCCCTTGTGACCGAAAACATCTCCTTTAGAGACAAAGATTCCCCTTCTTATATGATATTTAGTGAATATCAAAAACTATTTAAATGAATAgttataactaaataataaataagagAACACACCAATTTGTTGCGAACTAAAGCAAAACTCTTCTTCCCAGTAGTGTGTGGATTCATTAGCTTCTTCCGATTCTCGATATTGGTTTTGgacattttctaaaaaaattgaatcattAACATAAACTATAGTAATAAAAGGCTCCATCTGTAGGAATAATAGTAATATGATTGCAAATTGTGAAATACAATTACCTGGAATTTTTCGGACTTCCAATACACGAAGAGCTCTTTAAATTGACATTCTGAAACACTATCGGGCTTTTTCTTCAACCGAACAACATCATCATTATATGGATCGTAGTGATCTCTTTTCAAATCATTTCTATGCTTTCTCCAAGATTCTCGAATTCTTTCCAAAACCCAATGTTTTGCGGCATCAGGAATATCATATTTTGCCTACAAGTTGGTTCAATTCAGTTACAAATAATGATATGTATCTTGATATTCAAATGtcaacaccaaaaaaaaaaataaagctagAAAATATAGCCACCACATTCATAGACACAGAACCACtcaactaaaaatatatcaaatattcagAACATAAACCTGAGTATACTCCCATAACTCCTGTTTAGTATCCATATGCCTCCAATCTAATATATCCAATGGGTAAATGTGCGCTTTCCTTGCCAATGTGCCTAGGAAGCTACCCAACTTAGTTACAACATTATCTATGGGACCAACAGGTTGGTTGTTCTGGTTTAATGTGATCAATTTTTTCTCTTGCCGAGCATGCACCTTGTGCATTTgtgtttttcctattt contains:
- the LOC107838928 gene encoding uncharacterized protein LOC107838928 — its product is MTDSAKPILQQLNILKYKAKYDIPDAAKHWVLERIRESWRKHRNDLKRDHYDPYNDDVVRLKKKPDSVSECQFKELFVYWKSEKFQKMSKTNIENRKKLMNPHTTGKKSFALVRNKLEMFSVTRARKPNHTYKSSNEDTNSKIAQMEEIEKQ